The Bradyrhizobium sp. B097 genome contains the following window.
GATCAACGTCCCGATCGGCTGCGGCGATGCGCCGGTGTTTCCCGGCGACGTGATCCTCGGCGACAGCGACGGGGTCATCGTGATCCCGGCCCATCTCGCCGACGAGATCGCGAACGAGACTTTCGAGATGACCGCGTTCGAGGATTTCGTCACCGAGCAGGTCCAGAACGGCCGCGGCATCTTCGGCCTCTATCCCGCGACCGACGAGCAGACGCTGAAGGATTTTGCGGCTTGGCGGAAGATGAAGGGGCGGTAGGGTTCCACATACTCCGCCGTCGTCCCGGCGAAGGCCGGGACCCATAACCACAGGGAGGGGTTTGGCGCAGATTGGCAGTTGCGTTGCGTGCCGTGGTACCGCGACTTCCCTGCTCGATAGGTCACGCGGTATGGGTCCCGGCCTTCGCCGGGACGACCCTGGGGAGGGGACCGCGCAAGCCAACCGGCGGCCTTACACCTCCGCCTTGTCCGCCATCCCGACCGCCCACAGCGCGAAGGCGTAGACAATCGCGACTTCGTCGAGGCGGTTGAAGCGGCCGGAGGCGCCGCCGTGGCCGGCGCCCATGTTGGTGCGCAGCAGCACCGGGCCGCCGCCGCGCATGGTGGCGCGCAGCCGCGCGATCCATTTCGCCGGCTCCCAATAGGTGACGCGCGGATCGGTGAGCCCGCCCATCGCCAGGATCGCCGGATAGTCCTTGGCCGCGACATTGTCGTAGGGCGAATAGGACAGGATGGTGCGGAAATCCTTCTCGCTCTCGATCGGGTTGCCCCATTCCGGCCATTCCGGCGGCGTCAGCGGCAGCGTGTCGTCGAGCATGGTGTTGAGCACATCGACGAACGGCACTTCGGCGACGATGCCGGCGAACAACTCGCCGGCGCGGTTGGCGCTAGCTCCCATCAGCATGCCGCCGGCCGAGCCGCCATGGCCGACGATGCGCTTTGCACCCGTATATTTCGCCTCGATCAAAGCGCGGCCGGCGGCGGCGAAATCGTCGAACGTGTTGGTCTTCTTCTCGCGCTTGCCGTCGAGATACCAGCCCCAGCCCTTGTCGGCGCCGCCGCGGATATGCGCGATCGCGTAAACGAAGCCGCGGTCGACCAGCGACAGCCGGTTGGCAGCAAACGACGCCGGCATCGCCATGCCGTAGGAGCCGTAGCCATAGAGCAGCAGCGGTGCGTTGCCGTCACGGGCAAAGTCCTTGCGGTGCAAGATCGAGACCGGCACCTGTGCGCCGTCATGCGACGTCGCCATGATGCGCGTGGTGACGTAATCCGCCGGGTTGTGGCCGGACGGAATCTCCTGCCGCTTGCGGAGCACACGCGTCCGCGTCGCCATGTCGTAGTCATAGACCTCCGACGGCGTCGTCATCGACGAATAGGCAAAACGCAGGTTGGTGGTGTCGAACTCGTAGCCGCCCATGGTGTCGAGCGAATAGGCCGCCTCGTCGAACGCGATCGCGTGCTCCTCGCCGCTCGTGAGGTCACGGATGATGATCGCCGGCAACGCGTTGGCGCGCTCCAGCCGCACCATGTGGCCGGCATAGAGCTCGACGTCGAGCACATAGACGCCCTCGCGATACGGAATCAGGTCGCGCCAATTGGCGCGCTCGGGCGCGGCGAGCGGCGCGGTGACGACCTTGAAGTCGATCGCGTCGTCGGCATTGGTCAGGATGAAGAGCTCGTCGCCGCGGTCGGCGATCGAATATTGCACCCCTTCCTCGCGCGCTGCGACGAGGCGCGGCGGCGCGTCGGGATTGGAAAGATCGATCAGCCGCTGCTCCGAGGTCTCGTGATCGCCACCGGCGATCACGCAGAAGCGGCCGCTCGCGCTCTCGTGCAGATGGGTGAACCAGCCGGAATCCTGCTCCTCATAGATCAGGGTGTCGTCGGCCTGCCTGGTGCCGAGCCTGTGTCGCCACACCTGCATCGGGCGGTGATTGTCGTCGAGCTTGACGTAGAAGAAGCTCTTGGAATCCGCCGCCCACACTACGCCGCCGTCGGTCTCCTCGACGAGGTCGTCGAAGTCGCCGCCGGTTGCCCAGTCGCGCACGCGAATCGAGAAATATTCGGAGCCCTTGGTATCGGCGCTCCAGGCGTGCAGGCGGTGGTCGTTGGAATGCCGGCTGCCGCCGAACTTGAAATATTTGTGGTCCTTGGCCAGCGCGTCGCCATCGAGCAGGACGTGCGCATCGCCGCCGTCGCGCGGCATGCGGCAGTACAGCTCGTGCTGGCCGCCCTCGCGGAACTTGCGGAAATAGGCGAACGGGCCGTCCGGCGACGGCACGCTGGAATCGTCCTCCTTGATCCGCCCGCGCATCTCCTTGACCAGTCGCTTCTGCAGGCCGTCGGTATGACCGAGCAGGCTCTCGGTGTAGCCGTTCTCGGCTTCGAGATAGCTGCGGATGTCAGGATCGAGGATCGAGGGATCGCGCAGCACCTCCTGCCATTTCGGATCCTTGATCCAGGCATAGTCGTCCGTCACCGTGATGCCGTGGGTGGTGAAGGAATGCGGCCGGCGCGGCGCGACAGGGGGCGGTGTTGTGGTGGCGGATTTGGTCACACGATCCTCATGGTGCGGGGTTCCGCTTTATATCGGGATGAATGTGGCGATTGCCAGATGGGACGGGTCGTCGATTGGCTTCCCACTCCATCCCCGTCATTGCGAGCGCAGCGAAGCAATCCATCCCTCCCCGACGGCATGGGATGGATTGCTTCGTCGCTTCGCTCCTCGCAATGACGGGGTGGAGCGTCGTCAGCTGTTCCTCAACTTCGCGCCCGCATTGCCGCCGGACATCGGGATCTGGTTCACCGCCAGCACCACGGCGAAGGTGATCACCAGCATCGCGATGCCGAGCACTGCGATCGCGGCGAGGTCGCCGCCCTCGTTGAGATCGTAGATCAGGACCGACAGCACCTTGGTCTGTGAGGTGAACAGCACGATCGCCGCCGACAGTTCCCGCATCACGCCGATGAAGATGAAGCACCAGGTCGCGATCACGCCGGTGCGCAGCAGCGGCGCGGTGATCTGGCGCAGCGCCTGCAGCCGCGTCGCGCCGAGGATGCGGCTCGCTTCCTCAAGCTCGGGATGAATGGTCGTGAATGCCGCCTGCAATTGCTGATAGGCCGACGGCAAATTGATGGTGAGGAACGCCAGCAGCAGGATCCACAGCGTGCCGTAGAGCACGAAGGGCGGCCGCGTGTAGCTCAGGAACAGGCCGACGCCGAGCACGATGCCGGGAACGGCGACCGGCGCGGTGGCGAGGAAGCCGAGCACGCGATGGCCGGCGATCACCTTGCGCGTCGTGACATAGGCGATCACGAGCGCGAGGATGGTGCCGATCGTCGCGGTGGCGGTGCCCAGGATTACGGTGTTCTTCAGCGCGAGCTGGGTCGACGACAGCTCGGTGAACACGAAGACGATGTTGTGCAGCGTTGCCGTCGACGGCGTCACCAGCGTGGTGGCGTTGGGCGAGAACGCGGCGTTGAGCAGCGCGAGGTAAGGCAGGAAGACGGGATTGAGCAGGACCAAAAGGCAGAAGCCGAGCGCGGCCCAGCGCCAGCCGCGTAACTCGACCCGGCGCGGCGCGCCATATTTGCCGCCGATCACCGAATAGCCGCGACGGCCGAGCAGCGCCTTCTGGCCCTGCAGCAGCAGGATGGTCAGCAGCAGCAGCGGCACCGCGGCGGCGGCGGCGAGCTCGAGTTTCGGCGGATACTGGAACAGGCTCCAGATCTTGGTGGTCATGGTGTGGAAGCCGGCCGGCAGCGCCAGGATCGCCGGCGAGCCGAACAGCGTCATCGCCTGCAGGAAGGCGATCAGCGCGCCCGCGACCAAGGCGGGCAGCGCGAGCGGAATGGTGACTCGTCGCGCCGTGGTCCAGGCATTGCCGCCGAGGATCGCGGAGGCGTCTTCCAGTTCGCCCGGCATGGTGTCGAGCGCATTGGCCACCAGCACGAACACGAACGGGAACGTGTAGCAGGAGATCACGAAGATGATCCCGGTCATCGAATAGATGTTGAACAGCGCGTCCGCATCCTCGCCCGCGAACAGCCGGTAGAGCTGGTTGAGCAGCCCCGAATTCGGCGCCGCCAGCAATTCCCAGGCGACCGCGCCGAGGAACGGCGGCGTCACGAACGAGGCGGTCACTAGCGCGCGGATGGTCTGCCGGCCCGGCATGTCGGTGCGCGACACCAGCCAGCTCAGCGGCGCCGCGACGATGCAGCAGATCAGCGCCGAGGTCGTCGCGATGATCGCGGTCGTCAGCAACGGATCGAGGAAATCCGGATTGCTGAACAGCGTGACGAAGTTCTGCAGCGTCGGATGGCGGTTCTTGTCGGTGAAGGCGTAGACCGCGAGCCACGACAGCGGCAGCAGGATCAGGAGAATGAGCACGGCCGCGAACAGCCACAGCACGGGGCGCGTCCAGTCGATGCGGGGGCGGATGGCAGGGGAGGTGGTAGGCGTGAAGGTCATGCGAGACATCTCCCCTCGTCATTCCGGGGCGCGCGCAGCGCGAACCCGGAATCCATACTCACGATCGTGGTTATGGATTCCGGGCCTGCGCCAAGAGGCGCATCCCGGAATGACGATTGTTGTGAGGGCCGTAGCATCTAAACCCTGAACAGCCGCGCGTAGCGCGTCTTGATCTCTTCGGTCATCGCTTCCACACCCGCCGGGTCCTCCTTCATCAGCTTGATGTCGGCGAGCTTGCGCCGGCCGGCCTTCGGCTGCACCTGCGCGTGCACCGAGTACTGCCCGGTGAAGTCGACGAAGAATTGCTGGGTCGCACGGGTGTGCAGCCAGGCCTGGAACAGCTTTGCCGCGTTCGGGTGCAGCGCGCCGGCGAAGATGCCGGTCGGCCCCGAGATCGTCGGCGTGCCTTCGGTCGGGTAGACGGGCTCGACCGGCTGGCCGGCCTCCTTCAAGAGCACGATGCCGTATTCATTGCCGTCGGCCATGACCGCGCGCTCGCCGAGCGAGAGCTTCTTCGGCGGATCGGTCGAGGACTGAACCTGCATCACGCGCTGCTTCGAAAGCTTCTCCAGGTAAGGCCAGCCGAGCTCGCGCACGATCTGGAACGTGGTGGTCATGATCGTGCCGCTATAGGCCGGATGGCCCTTCACCATCTTGCCGGCCCATTTCGGGTCGAGCAGATCGGCAAAGCTCTTCGGCGCATCCTCCGCCTTCACCAGGTTGGTGTTGTAGGCGATCGACGACAGCCACAGACGCGTGGTCACGGCCATGCCGTCCGGGTCGCGGTATCCGTCGGGAAAATGCTTCGCGACATCCTCGGGCACGAACGGCATCAGCCAGCCGCTCTTCTTCCAGGGAATGAAGTGTGAGGCATCGGCGCTGTTGACGACGTCGGCGGCGTGGATGTTGGCGTCGAATTCCTGCGCCACGCGCTGGAACAGCCGCTCCGAGCCGGAACGCTCGATCTGCACGGTGATGCCTGCATAGGCGGCCTCGAACGCCTTGCCGAGCTTTTCGCCGACCGGCAGGTCCATCGACGAGTAGAACACGAGCTTGCTTTCCTTGGTCGCGGCCGCGACGAGGTCGGGCGTGATCGCAGCCGGCTCGGGTGGCGCGGCGCGCGCCGGTGACGCGAATAACTTGCCGAACGCAAGCGCCGCAGAGCCTTTCAGGACGTGGCGTCTGGAGATTTGTTTCCGCATCGCGTCCCTCGGTTTCTTGCTCGTTATCGGCTGAGGGCGCGGCAGCGTTCCGCCGGCAGTATCAGCCAAACCTCGCTGCCCTTCTCGACCGCGGTCTCGGTCGGCGTGGTCACCCGCAGCGAGGTGCCGTCAGGCGTCTCGACCATGTAGTCGCGGTTCATGCCGAGATAGACCTGCCGCGTCACGACGGCCCTGAGGGTGTTCTGCGCGCCTGCGGGGGCCTGCGTCGAGAGCTGGATCTCATGCTGGCGGATCGCGACCGGCGCGCTGTGGCCGGCCGTGAGCCTGGCGCCGACCACCGCGAGAACAGCGCCGGCAAACTCCACATGGGTCGCATCGCGCGCGGTGCCCTTGATCACATTGGCCGCGCCGATGAAGCGCGCCACGAATTCGGATTCCGGCCGCGCATAGATGTCCTCAGGGCTGCCGAGCTGGTCGATCTTGCCGGCGTTCATCACCGCGATCAGGTCGGCGGTCGTCATCGCCTCGGATTGATCGTGGGTGACGTAGACGGTGGTGTAGCGATATTCGTCGTGCAGGCGGCGGATTTCGAACCGCATCTCCTCGCGCAGATTGGCGTCGAGATTGGACAGCGGCTCGTCGAGCAGCAGCGTCTCGGGGCCGACGATCAGCGCGCGCGCCAGCGCGACGCGCTGTTGCTGGCCGCCGGACAGCTCGCCCGGATAGCGCTGCGCCAGCGGCTCCAGTTTGGTGGTCGCCAGGATCGCGGAGAGCTTTTTCGCGATGGTGTCGCGATCCATTTTGCGCAAGCGCAACCCGTAGACGATGTTCTCGGCCACCGTCATGTGCGGCCACAGCGCGTAGCTCTGGAAGATCATCGACATGTTGCGCTGCTCGGGCGGCAGCGTGCGCGCTTTCGATGACACGACGCGGTCGCCGACGCGGATCTCGCCGCCGGATGGCTCGAGGAACCCGGCGATCAGCCGCAGCGTCGTCGTCTTTCCGCAACCGGACGGCCCGAGCAGGCAGACCAGCTGGCCGTGGTCGATCGTGAGCGAGACGTCATCAACCGCGACAAACGAACCAAACCGCTTGACCAGGCCGCGCAGTTCCACCGATGCCAAGCGATCCCTCCATCTTGTTCTGTCGCAGGGATCCGTGCCCGGCTGTTGCCGGCAGTAAAGCGGAAAACGATGACGACGAAAAGTGTTCGTGCCTTCTCAATAAGTCGTGGCTTGTCCTCGCTCCGTCACCCATCGAGCGATACCCCGTCATCCTGAGGTGCGAGCGAAGCGAGCCTCGAAGGATGCACGGCCCAGCCATTTCCGCGTCAAGAGCTCTTCGCGGGCCACAGCGAGGCCGTCGATCCTTCGAGGCTCGCAAGAGCTCGCACCTCAGGATGACGGGGAGGGATCGGCGGCTCAAGACTCAGCTCGTGGCGCGCCACCGCGACGACGCGCGAAGCGGCTGACGGTCTCCCAATCGGATTTGATGAGCGCTTCCTTCTTCGCCCGATTCCAGCCCTTGATCTGCCGTTCAGCCGCGATGCCGTCGGTGATACACTCGAAGTATTCCGACCAGACGAGAACGACCGGCCGCCGTCTATAGGTGTAGCCGGGAAAAGCACCCGCATTGTGTTGTTCAATACGCGGCGCGAGATCGTCGCCCGTCGCGCTGCCGACGTAGAACGAGTTGTCGGCACAGCGAAGCATGTAGACGTAGATGCCCATCGTGATGATCTCGCGCGTATCGCGCGAGGCATCATGGTGCAAGCATCGCCACGGTCAATAGGATGAGCGTCTATCTCTGATCCCGGCGGACGCCTATCCCGTCATCCTGAGGTGCGAGCGGAGCGAGCCTCGAAGGATGCACGGCCCCGCCGGTGGCCGTCGATCCTTCGAGGGCCGCTGAAGAAGCGGCCACCTCAGGATGACGGGTCTGGTAGCTGAAATTGCCTCAGCCTACGCCTTCACGTTCTCGCCGAGCCACTGGATGGCGGCGTCGGCGCCGGCCTTGCCGTGCGGGATATTCAGCGCTGTCAGCGCGACCTCGACGACGCCGAGCGTGCCGAGGATCATCGGCGCGTTGACGTGGCCCATATGCGCGATGCGGAACGCCTGGCCCTGCAGATCACCGATGCCGGTGCCGAGCACCACGCCGCATTTCTCGTTGGCATAGCGCTGGATCGCGGCGGGATCGGCGCCCTTCACGGTCACGGTCGTCACCGTGTTGGAGCGCTCAGCGGCTTCAGTGATGTTGAAGCCGAGCACCTGGCCCTCGCCCCAGACGGCGACGGCGCGGCGCACCGCTTCGCCGAGCAGCCGGTGCCGCTCGAAAGCATTCTCCAGGCCCTCGGCGTGCAGCATGTTGATCGCCTCGCGCAGCGCGAACAACAGATGCACCGGCGCCGTGCCGGCATATTTGCGGTAGTGCTCGGAGCCCTCACGCTCGGTCCAGTCCCAGTACGGCGTGCGCAGATCGGCCTTCTTGTGCGCGTCCCAGGCGCGATCATTGGCGGCGACGAAGCCGAGGCCGGGCGGCGTCATCAGGCCCTTCTGCGAGCCGGACATCGCGACGTCGACATACCATTTGTCCATCTCGAACGGCATGCAACCGAGCGAGGCGACGGTATCGACCATGAACAGCGCGGGATGGCCGGCGGCCTTGATCGCCCGCCCGATCGCCTCGATGTCGTTATAGGCGCCCGACGCGGTGTCGACCTGCACGGCGAGGATCGCCTTGATCTTGTGCTCCTTGTCGCGGCGCAGCCGCTCCTCGACCTCGGCCGGGCGGATCGCGCGGCGCCAGTCGCCCTTCAGCACCTCGACATCGGCACCCATCGCGGCCGCCGCCTGGCCCCAGCCGATCGCAAAGCGCCCGCTTTCCAGCACCAGCACCTTGTCGCCGCGCGACAGCACGTTGGAGAGCGTCGCCTCCCAGGCGCCGTGGCCGTTGGCGATGTAGATGTAGGATTTGCCCATGGTGGCGAACAGTTTCGAGAGATCGCGCAGCAGACTGTCGGTCAGTTCGAACATCTCGGCGGAGTAGATATCGAGCGCCGGGCGATGCATCGCCTGCAGCACCTGATCGGGCATTGTGGTGGGCCCGGGGATGGCCAGAAATTCCCGGCCCGCGCGAACGGTCATCGTCCTGTTCCTTTTGGGTAAAGCAACGCAAATCATGCGTCTGAGGGGTCAAGCGTGGAGGATATGCCATCGCGGCCGCGATTGCGAGCAGGTCCAAGCAATCCAGCGTTTCCAAAAGCGCGGGACACAGCCCTTATTTGTCGATGGTCTCGACCACCGCACGCCAGATCTGGTCCTTGAACTGGGTCGCGGCGGGACTTGGAATCTGCTCGACGGTGCCGTCGTTCTTGCGGCAGGCCTCGACCAGCCGCATC
Protein-coding sequences here:
- a CDS encoding extracellular solute-binding protein translates to MRKQISRRHVLKGSAALAFGKLFASPARAAPPEPAAITPDLVAAATKESKLVFYSSMDLPVGEKLGKAFEAAYAGITVQIERSGSERLFQRVAQEFDANIHAADVVNSADASHFIPWKKSGWLMPFVPEDVAKHFPDGYRDPDGMAVTTRLWLSSIAYNTNLVKAEDAPKSFADLLDPKWAGKMVKGHPAYSGTIMTTTFQIVRELGWPYLEKLSKQRVMQVQSSTDPPKKLSLGERAVMADGNEYGIVLLKEAGQPVEPVYPTEGTPTISGPTGIFAGALHPNAAKLFQAWLHTRATQQFFVDFTGQYSVHAQVQPKAGRRKLADIKLMKEDPAGVEAMTEEIKTRYARLFRV
- a CDS encoding ABC transporter ATP-binding protein, with protein sequence MELRGLVKRFGSFVAVDDVSLTIDHGQLVCLLGPSGCGKTTTLRLIAGFLEPSGGEIRVGDRVVSSKARTLPPEQRNMSMIFQSYALWPHMTVAENIVYGLRLRKMDRDTIAKKLSAILATTKLEPLAQRYPGELSGGQQQRVALARALIVGPETLLLDEPLSNLDANLREEMRFEIRRLHDEYRYTTVYVTHDQSEAMTTADLIAVMNAGKIDQLGSPEDIYARPESEFVARFIGAANVIKGTARDATHVEFAGAVLAVVGARLTAGHSAPVAIRQHEIQLSTQAPAGAQNTLRAVVTRQVYLGMNRDYMVETPDGTSLRVTTPTETAVEKGSEVWLILPAERCRALSR
- a CDS encoding GIY-YIG nuclease family protein, encoding MGIYVYMLRCADNSFYVGSATGDDLAPRIEQHNAGAFPGYTYRRRPVVLVWSEYFECITDGIAAERQIKGWNRAKKEALIKSDWETVSRFARRRGGAPRAES
- a CDS encoding S9 family peptidase, which gives rise to MTKSATTTPPPVAPRRPHSFTTHGITVTDDYAWIKDPKWQEVLRDPSILDPDIRSYLEAENGYTESLLGHTDGLQKRLVKEMRGRIKEDDSSVPSPDGPFAYFRKFREGGQHELYCRMPRDGGDAHVLLDGDALAKDHKYFKFGGSRHSNDHRLHAWSADTKGSEYFSIRVRDWATGGDFDDLVEETDGGVVWAADSKSFFYVKLDDNHRPMQVWRHRLGTRQADDTLIYEEQDSGWFTHLHESASGRFCVIAGGDHETSEQRLIDLSNPDAPPRLVAAREEGVQYSIADRGDELFILTNADDAIDFKVVTAPLAAPERANWRDLIPYREGVYVLDVELYAGHMVRLERANALPAIIIRDLTSGEEHAIAFDEAAYSLDTMGGYEFDTTNLRFAYSSMTTPSEVYDYDMATRTRVLRKRQEIPSGHNPADYVTTRIMATSHDGAQVPVSILHRKDFARDGNAPLLLYGYGSYGMAMPASFAANRLSLVDRGFVYAIAHIRGGADKGWGWYLDGKREKKTNTFDDFAAAGRALIEAKYTGAKRIVGHGGSAGGMLMGASANRAGELFAGIVAEVPFVDVLNTMLDDTLPLTPPEWPEWGNPIESEKDFRTILSYSPYDNVAAKDYPAILAMGGLTDPRVTYWEPAKWIARLRATMRGGGPVLLRTNMGAGHGGASGRFNRLDEVAIVYAFALWAVGMADKAEV
- a CDS encoding aminotransferase class V-fold PLP-dependent enzyme; the encoded protein is MTVRAGREFLAIPGPTTMPDQVLQAMHRPALDIYSAEMFELTDSLLRDLSKLFATMGKSYIYIANGHGAWEATLSNVLSRGDKVLVLESGRFAIGWGQAAAAMGADVEVLKGDWRRAIRPAEVEERLRRDKEHKIKAILAVQVDTASGAYNDIEAIGRAIKAAGHPALFMVDTVASLGCMPFEMDKWYVDVAMSGSQKGLMTPPGLGFVAANDRAWDAHKKADLRTPYWDWTEREGSEHYRKYAGTAPVHLLFALREAINMLHAEGLENAFERHRLLGEAVRRAVAVWGEGQVLGFNITEAAERSNTVTTVTVKGADPAAIQRYANEKCGVVLGTGIGDLQGQAFRIAHMGHVNAPMILGTLGVVEVALTALNIPHGKAGADAAIQWLGENVKA
- a CDS encoding iron ABC transporter permease; amino-acid sequence: MTFTPTTSPAIRPRIDWTRPVLWLFAAVLILLILLPLSWLAVYAFTDKNRHPTLQNFVTLFSNPDFLDPLLTTAIIATTSALICCIVAAPLSWLVSRTDMPGRQTIRALVTASFVTPPFLGAVAWELLAAPNSGLLNQLYRLFAGEDADALFNIYSMTGIIFVISCYTFPFVFVLVANALDTMPGELEDASAILGGNAWTTARRVTIPLALPALVAGALIAFLQAMTLFGSPAILALPAGFHTMTTKIWSLFQYPPKLELAAAAAVPLLLLTILLLQGQKALLGRRGYSVIGGKYGAPRRVELRGWRWAALGFCLLVLLNPVFLPYLALLNAAFSPNATTLVTPSTATLHNIVFVFTELSSTQLALKNTVILGTATATIGTILALVIAYVTTRKVIAGHRVLGFLATAPVAVPGIVLGVGLFLSYTRPPFVLYGTLWILLLAFLTINLPSAYQQLQAAFTTIHPELEEASRILGATRLQALRQITAPLLRTGVIATWCFIFIGVMRELSAAIVLFTSQTKVLSVLIYDLNEGGDLAAIAVLGIAMLVITFAVVLAVNQIPMSGGNAGAKLRNS